A window of the Mesorhizobium sp. L-2-11 genome harbors these coding sequences:
- a CDS encoding conjugal transfer protein TrbF — MASGNPPENPYLAARQEWNERYGSYVKAAAAWRLVGIAGMTMAVIGFSYALFQSTQVKLVPYIVEVDKLGTASSAGFPEQIEYADSRVVRATLGSFVSNFRSVTPDAVVQKQYIDRTYSHLRTSDPATEKVNAWFRSSSPFEKAKTATVAIEVNNIVALSNQSYQIDWTEFERDRKGKETAVRRFRGVATVTLTPPQDEAIIRFNPIGLYLRDFDWTAQL; from the coding sequence ATGGCCTCAGGCAATCCGCCCGAAAACCCCTATCTTGCCGCCCGACAGGAGTGGAACGAACGCTATGGCTCCTATGTTAAGGCCGCCGCCGCCTGGCGCCTTGTCGGCATCGCCGGCATGACCATGGCGGTGATCGGCTTTTCCTATGCGCTCTTCCAGAGCACGCAGGTCAAGCTGGTGCCGTACATCGTCGAGGTCGACAAGCTCGGCACGGCCTCGAGCGCCGGCTTTCCGGAGCAGATCGAGTATGCCGATTCCCGCGTCGTCAGGGCAACGCTCGGCAGCTTCGTCTCGAACTTCCGCAGCGTGACGCCGGATGCTGTTGTTCAGAAGCAGTATATCGATCGCACCTATTCGCATCTGAGAACCTCCGATCCGGCCACCGAAAAGGTCAACGCCTGGTTCCGCTCCTCCTCGCCATTCGAGAAAGCGAAGACCGCGACGGTCGCCATCGAGGTGAACAACATCGTCGCGCTGTCCAACCAGAGCTACCAGATCGACTGGACCGAGTTCGAACGCGACCGCAAGGGCAAGGAGACCGCCGTTCGGCGGTTCCGCGGCGTCGCCACGGTCACGCTTACACCTCCACAGGACGAGGCCATCATCCGCTTCAACCCGATCGGTCTGTATCTGCGCGATTTCGACTGGACTGCGCAACTTTGA